Below is a window of Vibrio fortis DNA.
TGAATTTGCCACTAGCTTTGGCTCAAAACTGGTTGGTATCAGCGCTAAAATTTTAGGTGACGCGACCAATTTCTTAATGGACTTCTTCTTAATGTTGTTCGTGTTGTTCTTCTTACTGCGCGACCATGACAAGATCATCAGTGTAGTTCGCCACATATTACCGTTGTCTCGTAGCCAAGAAGACAAGCTACTGGCAGAGATTGAGCAAGTTTCTAAGTCGGCGGTGATGGGCTCATTCTTAACCGCGATTGCACAAGGTTTTGCCGGTGGTTTAGGTATGTGGATTGCCGGTTTCCCTGGCTTATTCTGGGGCACGATGATGGGCTTTGCGTCATTCATCCCGGTCGTTGGTACCGCGCTAATTTGGGTGCCAGCTGCGGCCTACCTATTCCTAACCGGTGATACTACATGGGCCATCTTCCTTACGGTTTACTGCGTCGCGGTAGTAGGTTCGATTGACAACCTGTTGCGTCCACTACTAATGCAAGGCAGCGCAGGCATGAATACCCTAATGATCTTCTTCTCACTATTAGGCGGTATTCAGCTGTTCGGTCTGATCGGCTTGATCTACGGCCCGCTGATCTTTGCAATTACTATCGTGCTGTTCAATATCTACGATGAAGAGTTCAAAGACTTCCTTAACCGACAAGACAACACATAATCGGCTTAACGACGATTAAAACTTCAAGCTTGGGGCGGATTATGCGAAAATCCGCCCCCTATTTTTTGCTAACGATTCAACAGAGAGTCCCTATGTCTGCCTATATCGCCCCGAGCCAAATCGCTCAACGCCAACTCGCCTACTTTGAAGGCAAACATGTTCTAGTTGCCGGTGAAGCGGAAGACCTATTCCCTGTTGAATTAGCTAAACATTGTGAATCGGTATCGGTATTTACCTCTAATTACAGCTATTACCGCCAACTCGAGAACTGCAATACCATTCAACGTTTCTACGGTGCTGAATTTACCGAAGAGACGCAAGCAGACCTCGTACTACTTTACTGGCCAAAAGCTAAAGCTGAAGCTGAGTTCTTACTCGCGATGTTAATGGCAAAATTAGGCAAAGATACTGAGATTGTTGTTGTCGGCGAAAACCGCTCTGGCGTAAAGAGCATTGAGAAGATGTTCAAGCCGTACGGCAAAGTGGTAAAATACGACTCAGCGCGACGCTGTTCATTCTATTGGGGACAATGTCTAGAACAAGCTCCTGCGTTCAACCTACAAGACTGGTTTAAAACCTACTCGGTGAACATTGGTGAGCAGTCACTTACAGTTAAAAGTCTGCCTGGTGTATT
It encodes the following:
- the rsmC gene encoding 16S rRNA (guanine(1207)-N(2))-methyltransferase RsmC, whose translation is MSAYIAPSQIAQRQLAYFEGKHVLVAGEAEDLFPVELAKHCESVSVFTSNYSYYRQLENCNTIQRFYGAEFTEETQADLVLLYWPKAKAEAEFLLAMLMAKLGKDTEIVVVGENRSGVKSIEKMFKPYGKVVKYDSARRCSFYWGQCLEQAPAFNLQDWFKTYSVNIGEQSLTVKSLPGVFSHGEFDIGSKLLLDTLPSLNGKVLDFGCGAGVLGAVMASRNPEIELEMCDISAFAVESSKATLAANGLTGKVFASDVYSDTSKDYRFIISNPPFHSGLDTSYSATETLLADAPSYLNAQGEMIIVANSFLKYPPIIEQAFGKCATLNKTTKFAIYHAAK
- a CDS encoding AI-2E family transporter; the encoded protein is MSEKIKINSSHWVIIVALLAAAYACYLLIEPYVNSIIMAFIISLLMFPIHEWLEKKLPNKANLVSLLSCIILTFIIVIPLLAVFAAIVQQGSLFSQNTYQWVTHGGIQTLFEHPLVVKALAFINDYLPFDNIEPQAIAQKVGEFATSFGSKLVGISAKILGDATNFLMDFFLMLFVLFFLLRDHDKIISVVRHILPLSRSQEDKLLAEIEQVSKSAVMGSFLTAIAQGFAGGLGMWIAGFPGLFWGTMMGFASFIPVVGTALIWVPAAAYLFLTGDTTWAIFLTVYCVAVVGSIDNLLRPLLMQGSAGMNTLMIFFSLLGGIQLFGLIGLIYGPLIFAITIVLFNIYDEEFKDFLNRQDNT